AATTTTTAATTAATTTATTTTGGGTACAAGCCCCCACTGCATCAAGCATTCAGTAGTCTACAATCAGCGGTGGGTTCAAGCCCCGACTAATTGCAATTTTGAATTTTACATTTTTAATTTTTAATTGGTTTGATACCCGCAGCCGAAATAATTAGGCTAAAACTATAAATTGTAGACGGCTCTCACGAGTTTCTCACACCTTAAATAAGAGTGCCATAGTAAATTTTACATAATTGCCAGCTTAATTTACGCAGACCTGAACAATCCTTCAGGCTAAGACTCGACTAATTCTACAGCAAACACTTCTGCAAAGGACTGTGCAACAACCAGACGTACCTCTTGGCAAGTGAGACCTGGAATCCATTTTGCTAAACTACCTACAGGTTTATCAGAAATGCCACACGGTATAATGCGCTCAAAGCCTGTCATATCCGGACAAACATTTAATGAAAAGCCGTGCATGGTAATCCAACGGCTAACTTTAATACCAATAGCGGCAACTTTATGGCCTTGTAACCAAACACCAGTAAAACCTGTAATTCTTTCTCCCTGCAAGCCATAAATTGCCAGCACCCGAATTAATACCTCTTCGAGTTGGCGTAAGTACCAATGCAGGTCTTTATGATAC
This region of Nostoc sp. UHCC 0302 genomic DNA includes:
- the lipB gene encoding lipoyl(octanoyl) transferase LipB; its protein translation is MIRSDKPYKNRCLLYNQGLMPYSDAHEWQRSLLNQRIHDPRLEDVLILLEHPPVYTLGQGANSNFLKFEITNSQHDVRRVERGGEVTYHCPGQLVGYPILNLQRYHKDLHWYLRQLEEVLIRVLAIYGLQGERITGFTGVWLQGHKVAAIGIKVSRWITMHGFSLNVCPDMTGFERIIPCGISDKPVGSLAKWIPGLTCQEVRLVVAQSFAEVFAVELVES